One part of the Lysobacterales bacterium genome encodes these proteins:
- a CDS encoding Hsp33 family molecular chaperone HslO translates to MASEATPAAAADTDGVLSRFLLERSGLRGVHVRLDAAWQAIRARAEYPEPVAALLGEACAAAAMFTGHVKVDGRLSIQLRGSGALRTLFAECTSQGRLRGLARFEEPLPEPLDPRHFGADSMLAITIENTLGVQREPQRYQGLVALDARSLAEAFEGYFGQSEQLPTRILLAADGARACGLILQQLPGASEEPDAWPRAQALFDTLGRDELLALPAETLLYRLFHEEGVRLLQQDALAFGCSCTRARVGGMLLSLGRQEAFDSLQEDGRVEVICEFCGQHYHFDPVDLEQLFAGGGSDTAGTVQ, encoded by the coding sequence ATGGCTTCCGAGGCGACCCCCGCGGCTGCGGCCGACACCGACGGCGTGCTGAGCCGCTTCCTGCTGGAGCGCAGCGGGCTGCGCGGCGTGCATGTGCGACTCGACGCCGCCTGGCAGGCGATCCGCGCCCGCGCGGAGTATCCCGAGCCCGTCGCCGCCCTGCTGGGCGAGGCCTGCGCTGCGGCGGCGATGTTCACGGGTCACGTCAAGGTCGACGGCCGGCTGTCGATCCAGCTGCGCGGCAGCGGCGCGCTGCGCACCCTGTTCGCCGAGTGCACCTCGCAGGGCCGCCTGCGCGGCCTGGCGCGCTTCGAGGAGCCCCTGCCCGAGCCGCTCGACCCGCGCCACTTTGGCGCCGACTCGATGCTGGCGATCACCATCGAGAACACGCTGGGCGTGCAGCGCGAACCGCAGCGCTACCAGGGCCTGGTGGCGCTCGACGCGCGCAGTCTGGCGGAAGCCTTCGAGGGCTATTTCGGGCAGAGCGAGCAGCTGCCCACGCGCATCCTGCTGGCGGCCGACGGTGCGCGCGCCTGCGGCCTGATCCTGCAGCAGCTGCCCGGCGCCAGTGAGGAGCCCGATGCCTGGCCCCGCGCCCAGGCCCTGTTCGACACCCTCGGCCGCGATGAGCTGCTGGCGCTGCCGGCAGAAACCCTGCTCTACCGCCTGTTCCATGAGGAGGGCGTGCGCCTGCTGCAGCAGGATGCGCTGGCCTTCGGCTGCTCCTGCACCCGCGCCCGCGTCGGCGGCATGCTGCTCTCGCTGGGCCGACAGGAAGCTTTCGATTCGCTGCAGGAGGACGGCCGCGTCGAGGTGATCTGCGAGTTCTGCGGCCAGCACTACCACTTCGACCCGGTTGACCTGGAGCAGCTGTTCGCCGGCGGCGGCAGCGATACGGCGGGGACGGTGCAGTAA
- a CDS encoding RcnB family protein has translation MRTELSGRFLGHATLLLGLALGAGSAQAERSDRGADYGDRGSDVGVERGEPDKGRGDGGWGEHNGGRGEREQTWQAEPQDRGDAWQERGASRSEGWRGESRGEASQMERIAGFQGGHREPEPRGGREPQWQGDRWGRGGREHWNSGQRRDDARHWQSDRDWRNEHRGRSDWGHDDYRRNDWHHDNRYRSDWRRDWRNPEWRRHWRHGWGGHRYRAEVRYIYPRGYRSQSWRIGYRLPSVFFASDWYVDWRYYRLAAPPWGCRWLRVDGDLLLVDERSGEIVDVLYGFFYY, from the coding sequence ATGAGAACCGAGCTCAGCGGTCGCTTCCTTGGTCATGCCACCCTCCTCCTCGGCCTTGCGCTCGGCGCCGGCAGCGCTCAGGCCGAGCGCTCCGATCGGGGCGCCGACTACGGCGATCGGGGCAGCGATGTTGGCGTCGAGCGGGGCGAGCCCGACAAAGGCCGCGGCGACGGCGGCTGGGGCGAGCACAACGGCGGTCGCGGAGAACGCGAGCAGACCTGGCAGGCCGAGCCGCAGGATCGAGGGGATGCCTGGCAGGAACGCGGCGCTTCCCGCAGCGAGGGCTGGCGCGGCGAGTCGCGCGGCGAAGCCAGCCAGATGGAGCGCATCGCCGGATTCCAGGGCGGACACCGCGAGCCGGAGCCCCGTGGCGGTCGCGAACCGCAGTGGCAGGGCGACCGCTGGGGCCGGGGTGGACGTGAGCACTGGAACTCCGGTCAGCGGCGCGACGACGCCCGACACTGGCAGTCGGACCGCGATTGGCGCAACGAGCATCGCGGCCGCAGCGACTGGGGCCACGACGACTATCGCCGCAACGACTGGCATCACGACAACCGCTACCGCAGCGACTGGCGTCGCGACTGGCGCAATCCAGAGTGGCGTCGCCACTGGCGGCACGGCTGGGGTGGACACCGCTATCGCGCCGAGGTGCGCTACATCTACCCGCGCGGCTACCGCTCGCAGAGCTGGCGCATCGGCTATCGCCTGCCGTCGGTGTTCTTCGCCAGCGACTGGTACGTGGACTGGCGCTACTACCGTCTTGCGGCGCCGCCCTGGGGCTGCCGCTGGCTGCGCGTCGATGGTGACCTGCTGCTGGTGGACGAGCGCAGCGGCGAGATCGTCGACGTGCTGTACGGGTTCTTCTACTACTGA
- a CDS encoding GGDEF domain-containing protein, which translates to MSTPDAIAATAPEAAPPRGRSLHSRGVALLAAFALLPSLLLLGVLLWNYLDGAKMRIGNALSSVADALALGSIGLVERHLTAIELAARLPWESLDTESAERRLRQLSQRNPELRTLLAADAQGRIVSLQRESESVEALRSRIGASVADREYFRVAWFERRPYLSDVFMGRGLWSEPVVALSAPILDGSGEPIGVLQATLNLDVIQRRLGALVDRQRLGLLLDRSGQVVFASAELGLKPGIASETGLRRTLDALSGAQEPGIVTIGAVRYFAMVESTEFGWTAIALLPEPALDSALWQGLRLALPVLLLSLLGVWIAAHYGGAWLTRPVLQLSRAIRRLQPGQAVEAGEVLAQPLPRELQPIAREVAALWRREREAFAQLDAALREREHEIERRTSALRRAVAALRDESRTDSLTGVGNYRAYRQSIEECWQRIAGTRDAMAVLQVDIDHFKQYNDSYGHPAGDLCLRRVADLLQTVARECGAQLARSGGEEFAMVVAGCPIERFIAIARELLARIEALDLPHARAPSGRVTLSAGLAWGWWQPGTGPEDIVSAADRALYVAKNAGRNRLELAPGPLWQLQPRGIDAPVTEG; encoded by the coding sequence ATGAGTACGCCCGACGCCATCGCCGCCACGGCACCCGAAGCTGCGCCGCCGCGCGGCCGCAGTCTGCACTCGCGCGGCGTCGCCCTGCTGGCCGCATTCGCCCTGTTGCCCAGCCTGCTGCTGCTCGGCGTGCTGCTGTGGAACTACCTCGACGGCGCCAAGATGCGCATCGGCAACGCCCTGTCGTCGGTGGCCGATGCGCTCGCCTTGGGCAGCATCGGCCTGGTCGAACGCCATCTCACGGCAATCGAGCTGGCGGCCCGGCTGCCCTGGGAGTCGCTTGACACCGAAAGCGCCGAACGACGGCTGCGCCAGCTCTCCCAGCGCAACCCCGAATTGCGCACCCTGCTTGCCGCTGATGCGCAAGGCCGCATCGTTTCGCTGCAGCGCGAGTCCGAAAGCGTCGAAGCCCTGCGCAGCCGGATCGGCGCCTCGGTGGCCGATCGCGAGTACTTCCGCGTCGCCTGGTTCGAACGCAGGCCGTATCTCAGCGATGTGTTCATGGGTCGGGGCCTCTGGAGCGAGCCGGTCGTGGCGCTGTCCGCGCCGATCCTGGACGGCAGCGGCGAGCCCATTGGCGTGCTGCAGGCAACGCTGAATCTCGACGTCATCCAGCGACGTCTCGGCGCGCTGGTCGACCGCCAGCGCCTGGGCCTGCTGCTTGATCGCAGCGGACAGGTCGTGTTCGCCAGCGCCGAGCTCGGCCTGAAGCCCGGCATCGCCAGTGAGACCGGCCTGCGGCGGACCCTGGACGCTCTGTCGGGCGCCCAGGAGCCCGGCATCGTCACGATCGGCGCGGTGCGCTATTTCGCCATGGTCGAGTCCACCGAATTCGGCTGGACCGCGATAGCCCTGCTGCCTGAGCCCGCACTCGACAGCGCCCTCTGGCAAGGCCTGCGGCTGGCCTTGCCGGTGCTGCTGCTGTCCCTGCTGGGCGTGTGGATAGCCGCGCACTACGGCGGCGCCTGGCTGACCCGACCCGTGCTGCAGCTGAGCCGCGCCATTCGTCGCCTGCAGCCCGGGCAAGCGGTCGAGGCCGGCGAAGTGCTGGCGCAACCGCTGCCGCGCGAACTGCAGCCGATCGCCCGCGAAGTGGCCGCGCTGTGGCGCCGCGAGCGTGAGGCCTTCGCCCAGCTCGACGCTGCCTTGCGCGAGCGGGAGCACGAAATCGAGCGCCGCACCTCGGCCCTGCGCCGCGCGGTAGCCGCGCTGCGCGACGAGAGCCGCACCGACTCCCTGACCGGCGTCGGCAACTACCGTGCCTACCGGCAGTCCATCGAGGAATGCTGGCAGCGGATCGCCGGCACCCGCGACGCGATGGCCGTGCTGCAGGTCGATATCGACCACTTCAAGCAGTACAACGACAGCTACGGGCATCCGGCCGGGGACCTCTGTCTGCGCCGTGTTGCCGATCTGCTGCAGACGGTGGCGCGGGAATGCGGTGCCCAGCTCGCGCGCAGCGGCGGCGAAGAGTTCGCCATGGTGGTCGCCGGCTGCCCGATCGAACGCTTTATCGCGATCGCCCGCGAACTGCTGGCGCGCATCGAGGCGCTGGATCTGCCGCACGCGCGCGCGCCCTCGGGACGCGTCACCCTTAGCGCCGGCCTGGCCTGGGGCTGGTGGCAGCCGGGCACTGGGCCTGAAGACATCGTCTCGGCAGCCGACCGCGCGCTCTATGTCGCCAAGAACGCTGGCCGCAATCGGCTGGAGCTGGCGCCCGGCCCGCTCTGGCAGCTGCAGCCGCGCGGTATCGACGCACCGGTCACCGAAGGCTGA
- a CDS encoding class I SAM-dependent methyltransferase — MPTIVHRLSRRIRRSLRTRGVWGSLRHTLRTLLARLTAPRAAAGHATDDDFDQRYGVDTGGVIPQADLDVERDSWVHGSAYVATSPVDFAEVLAPFALTPERSSFVDLGCGKGRVLLMAAGLPFARIIGVEYSPALSEIARANLDRYRGPRRARRLEVQTGDAGDYTFPDGDLVVFMYHPFDEVVMARVVARLSASLRAAPRRALVLYFKPVHASLWLQAERFTPRHRSGLYDVYEHRADAAP; from the coding sequence GTGCCGACCATCGTCCATCGTCTGTCGCGAAGAATCCGGCGCAGTCTGCGCACCCGCGGTGTGTGGGGAAGCCTGCGTCACACGCTGCGCACGCTGCTTGCGCGCCTGACCGCCCCAAGGGCAGCGGCGGGGCACGCGACCGACGACGACTTCGATCAACGCTATGGCGTCGATACCGGCGGCGTGATTCCGCAGGCGGATCTGGACGTCGAGCGCGACAGCTGGGTCCATGGTTCGGCCTACGTCGCCACCAGCCCCGTGGATTTCGCCGAGGTGCTGGCGCCGTTCGCGCTGACCCCGGAGCGCAGCAGCTTCGTCGATCTCGGCTGCGGCAAGGGTCGCGTGCTGCTGATGGCGGCGGGGCTGCCCTTCGCGCGGATCATCGGGGTCGAGTACTCGCCCGCATTGTCGGAGATCGCGCGCGCCAATCTCGACCGCTATCGCGGCCCGCGCAGGGCGCGGCGGCTCGAAGTGCAAACCGGCGACGCCGGCGACTACACCTTCCCGGACGGTGATCTGGTCGTGTTCATGTACCACCCCTTTGACGAGGTGGTGATGGCGCGCGTCGTGGCGCGGCTCTCTGCCTCGCTGCGCGCGGCGCCGCGCCGCGCGCTGGTGCTGTACTTCAAGCCCGTGCATGCCAGCCTGTGGCTGCAGGCGGAACGCTTTACGCCGCGCCATCGCAGCGGGCTCTACGACGTGTACGAGCACCGCGCTGACGCCGCCCCCTGA
- a CDS encoding histidine phosphatase family protein, with product MRGRWMLLAALALPVAAAAQTLPVPSDGLLVVVVRHAEKAQDDPRDPNLSEAGRARAMALAERLHALPLAAVYATPFRRTRQTASPSAEAQGIEVEVREFVSRDPDEDARALRETLLREHRGEAVLVVGHSNTVPALVEALSGQAAEPMPETEYDRLSLIRIEADGRAELRVERY from the coding sequence ATGCGCGGACGATGGATGCTGCTGGCGGCGCTGGCTCTGCCCGTGGCCGCAGCCGCGCAAACCCTGCCGGTGCCCAGCGACGGACTGCTGGTGGTCGTGGTGCGCCACGCCGAGAAAGCGCAAGACGACCCGCGCGATCCCAATCTGAGTGAGGCGGGCCGCGCGCGCGCAATGGCGCTGGCCGAGCGACTGCATGCGCTGCCGCTGGCGGCGGTTTACGCCACGCCGTTCCGCCGCACCCGGCAGACCGCTTCGCCCAGCGCCGAGGCGCAGGGCATCGAGGTCGAGGTGCGCGAGTTCGTAAGCCGCGATCCCGACGAAGATGCCCGCGCCCTGCGCGAAACCCTGCTGCGCGAGCACCGCGGCGAGGCGGTGCTGGTGGTCGGCCACAGCAATACCGTGCCGGCGCTGGTGGAGGCCCTTTCGGGCCAAGCGGCCGAACCGATGCCGGAGACCGAATATGACCGCCTGAGCCTGATCCGCATCGAGGCCGACGGCCGCGCCGAACTGCGCGTCGAGCGCTACTGA
- a CDS encoding aminotransferase class V-fold PLP-dependent enzyme has protein sequence MSALPHAHAAPGALEAHFAPFRERTLGTGQRLRTPYGEMPIVYADWIASGRLYAPIERRMSAVIGPFVANTHTETSTTGTLMTRAYHQALKKIKAHVGASPEDAIICYGSGMTAVVNKFQRILGLRVHESYLDRVSPAPDQRPIVFVTHMEHHSNQTSWLETLCDVEVIPPDGNGEVDLGALDALLATYAQRPVKIASITSCSNVTGLFTPYHDIAERLHAAGGLCFVDFACSAPYIDIVMHPPGRPQAGLDAIYFSPHKFLGGPGTSGVLVFNTRLYRNRIPDNPGGGTVDWTNPWGQHKYVDDIEAREDGGTPGFLQAIRTALAVQLKEQMGVANILAREHELLDIVWPALSAIPGLHLLAADHPDRLGVLSFYIEDLHYNLAVRLLNDRYGIQVRGGCSCAGTYGHYLLQVSYERSKSITDKISAGILCDKPGWVRLSLHPTMTDAEARFIVEAIRALAASHREWAQDYHYCERRNEWFHRQDCDFVDSTAAGFFAPL, from the coding sequence ATGTCCGCCCTGCCCCACGCCCACGCCGCGCCCGGCGCGCTTGAAGCCCACTTCGCCCCGTTCCGCGAGCGCACGCTTGGCACCGGCCAGCGCCTGCGCACGCCCTACGGCGAGATGCCGATCGTCTACGCCGACTGGATTGCCAGCGGCAGGCTGTACGCGCCGATCGAGCGGCGCATGAGCGCGGTGATCGGCCCCTTCGTGGCCAACACCCACACCGAGACCTCGACCACCGGCACGCTCATGACCCGCGCCTATCACCAGGCGCTGAAGAAGATCAAAGCGCATGTGGGCGCCTCGCCCGAGGACGCGATCATCTGCTACGGCTCCGGCATGACCGCAGTCGTCAACAAGTTCCAGCGCATCCTCGGCCTGCGCGTGCACGAGAGCTACCTCGACCGGGTCAGCCCGGCGCCGGACCAGCGCCCGATCGTGTTCGTCACCCACATGGAGCACCACAGCAACCAGACCTCCTGGCTGGAGACCCTGTGCGACGTCGAGGTGATCCCGCCCGATGGCAATGGCGAGGTCGATCTGGGTGCGCTCGACGCGCTGCTGGCGACCTACGCGCAGCGGCCGGTCAAGATCGCCAGCATCACCAGCTGCTCGAACGTCACGGGCCTGTTCACGCCCTACCACGACATCGCCGAGCGCCTGCATGCCGCCGGCGGCCTGTGCTTTGTCGACTTCGCCTGCAGCGCGCCCTACATCGACATCGTCATGCACCCGCCGGGTCGGCCGCAGGCCGGGCTCGACGCCATCTACTTCAGCCCGCACAAGTTCCTGGGCGGCCCGGGCACCTCGGGCGTGCTGGTGTTCAACACGCGGCTGTACCGCAACCGCATTCCCGACAATCCAGGTGGCGGCACGGTCGACTGGACCAACCCCTGGGGCCAGCACAAGTACGTGGACGACATCGAGGCCCGCGAGGACGGCGGCACGCCGGGCTTCCTGCAGGCGATCCGCACCGCGCTCGCCGTCCAGCTGAAGGAGCAGATGGGCGTTGCCAACATCCTCGCCCGCGAGCACGAGCTGCTGGACATCGTCTGGCCGGCGCTGTCGGCCATCCCGGGCCTGCACCTGCTGGCCGCCGACCACCCGGATCGGCTGGGCGTGCTGAGCTTCTATATCGAGGACCTGCACTACAACCTGGCCGTGCGCCTGCTGAACGACCGCTACGGCATCCAGGTGCGCGGCGGCTGCTCCTGCGCCGGCACCTACGGGCACTACCTGCTGCAGGTCAGCTACGAGCGCTCGAAGTCGATCACCGACAAGATCAGCGCCGGCATCCTCTGCGACAAGCCGGGCTGGGTGCGGCTTTCGCTGCACCCGACCATGACCGATGCCGAGGCGCGCTTCATTGTCGAGGCGATCCGTGCGCTCGCCGCCAGCCACCGCGAATGGGCGCAGGACTACCACTACTGCGAGCGCCGCAACGAATGGTTCCACCGCCAGGACTGCGACTTCGTCGACAGCACCGCCGCGGGCTTCTTCGCGCCGCTGTGA
- the mtgA gene encoding monofunctional biosynthetic peptidoglycan transglycosylase encodes MSNRARHHGDARKRPQAQRTSRTRRWLRRAALLSLVLLLLPVLAVGLLRFVDPPTSAFMLAYRIESGEAADYRWRPLDEIAPALAIAVVAAEDQRFPQHSGFDVEAIRSALEEARDGGRVRGASTLSQQVAKNLFLWETSSWPRKAAEAGLTVLIEALWSKRRILEMHLNLAEFGVGVYGAEAAAQRYFGKPAVALTPFEAARLAVVLPSPKRYSALRPGPQLQQRAAWVQRQMRQLGGPAYLRDCCGPE; translated from the coding sequence ATGTCGAATCGAGCCCGCCATCATGGGGACGCGCGAAAGCGCCCGCAAGCACAGCGCACCTCAAGGACGCGGCGCTGGCTGCGCCGCGCAGCGCTGCTGAGCCTGGTCCTGCTGCTTCTGCCGGTCCTGGCGGTCGGGCTGCTGCGCTTCGTCGATCCGCCGACCTCGGCCTTCATGCTGGCCTACCGGATCGAGAGCGGCGAAGCGGCCGACTACCGCTGGCGTCCGCTCGACGAAATCGCCCCGGCGCTGGCGATCGCGGTGGTGGCCGCCGAGGATCAGCGCTTCCCGCAGCACTCGGGCTTCGACGTCGAGGCCATCCGCAGTGCGCTGGAAGAAGCCCGCGACGGCGGCCGCGTGCGCGGGGCCAGCACGCTGAGCCAGCAGGTGGCGAAGAACCTGTTCCTGTGGGAAACCTCGAGCTGGCCGCGCAAGGCGGCCGAGGCGGGTCTGACAGTCCTGATCGAAGCGCTGTGGTCCAAGCGGCGCATTCTGGAGATGCACCTGAACCTCGCCGAGTTCGGCGTCGGCGTCTACGGGGCCGAGGCCGCGGCCCAGCGCTACTTCGGCAAGCCGGCGGTCGCGCTGACGCCCTTCGAGGCTGCCCGGCTGGCGGTGGTGCTGCCCTCGCCGAAGCGCTACAGCGCGCTGCGTCCAGGGCCGCAGCTGCAGCAGCGCGCCGCATGGGTGCAGCGCCAGATGCGCCAGCTCGGCGGGCCCGCCTACCTGCGCGACTGCTGCGGCCCCGAGTAG
- a CDS encoding DUF3297 family protein yields the protein MSDQPPDRMCADPRSRFHNAEALERGIGVRFKGVERTDVEEYCVSEGWVRLPVGRTLDRRGRPMCFKHSGEVQVWFLDQDAPA from the coding sequence ATGAGTGACCAGCCCCCCGACCGCATGTGCGCCGACCCGCGCAGCCGCTTCCACAACGCCGAAGCGCTGGAGCGCGGCATTGGCGTGCGCTTCAAGGGCGTCGAGCGCACCGACGTCGAGGAGTACTGCGTGAGCGAAGGCTGGGTCCGCCTGCCGGTGGGCCGCACGCTCGATCGCCGCGGCCGCCCGATGTGCTTCAAGCACAGCGGCGAAGTGCAGGTGTGGTTCCTCGATCAGGACGCACCGGCCTGA
- a CDS encoding PDZ domain-containing protein, translated as MSFPGLPVRAGLLLCVSLPAGATEGWYRDPAIHGDTVVFTAEGDLWRVSTQGGLAQRLTTHPAEEAQAALSPDGRTLAFVASYEGAPEVYAMPVAGGAPKRLSFENARVWVQGFAPDGRVVYASEATVGPSWMRVLRLVDPASGATETLPLADAREAAFDAEGGRLYFSRFGLAVTNDNARDYVGGAAAQLWQWQLGSKQEAQRLQPPGLSNPQRPLFVDGQLLILGEREGLTHLWRWNGSDAPQALTDHSDFDVRRPSAQGGRVVYQHGADLRLLDLASGENRRLDIRLGSDLAQTRERQLTEPLKYLQSATLAADGSRAVLSARGSAVLVGLDSLRRIELNAPPGARLREAVVPKDARHVYALTDIEGRSELWRYPADGSPGAERVLGDEGSYRFRLFPSPDGRLLAHTDKAGRLFVLELASGRNREVDHGEFARDDAYAEIDWSPDSRHLAVLRVDSPRLIPQLLLIEAASGRRATLTSDRYPTVSTAFSRDGAFLYFLASRSYASSVPGPWGDRNTGPFFDRRNRLYALALDPKARFPFAPTTELDPAAPAGEEKGKGDEKDNDTQPLVWESLAERLFEAPLPAGNYSELSADDARLYFLERDSAPGSLAQLRTLSIGNAPPKPETFAAGLADYALSADGKKLLLLRAKPDNAGIGELQIVEAGAKAPEDLSRATLKLADWRLPNDPREEWAQMFDDAWRMHREFSFDPAMRGLDWDAIRGKYAALLPRVQDRIELDDLLAQMIAEVGLLHSQIRPGEYRSSPDAPVPAALGAQIGADARGLFIEHIYRSDPELPGERSPLVQPGVDARGGDRLLAVNGRPIQDRAELAQALANQAGQQVLLELQRGAASPHRTVLLPVRSDREAALRYSDWVEGRRARVSSAAQGRIGYLHLRAMGPQDIASFARDFYAQFDREGLIIDVRRNRGGNIDSWIIEKLLRRAWAFWQPPRGAPYTNMQQTFRGHLVVLADALTYSDGETFAAGVKALQLGPVIGARTAGAGIWLSDRNRLVDGGVARIAEFGQFEVGSGRWLIEGLGVAPDIAVDNPPRASFLGEDAQLEAALAHLRQRLEDAPLPPLRAEPIPPRGQPGQDVRR; from the coding sequence ATGTCCTTTCCTGGTCTGCCGGTGCGTGCCGGCCTGCTGCTGTGTGTCTCCCTGCCGGCCGGGGCCACTGAGGGCTGGTATCGCGATCCGGCGATCCACGGCGACACCGTGGTGTTCACCGCCGAAGGCGATCTGTGGCGGGTGTCCACGCAGGGCGGGCTGGCGCAGCGCTTGACCACGCACCCGGCGGAAGAGGCCCAGGCGGCGCTGTCGCCGGACGGCCGCACCCTGGCCTTTGTCGCCAGCTACGAAGGCGCACCCGAGGTGTATGCGATGCCGGTCGCGGGCGGCGCGCCCAAGCGTCTGTCCTTCGAAAACGCCCGCGTCTGGGTGCAGGGCTTCGCGCCCGACGGCCGCGTGGTCTACGCCAGCGAGGCCACCGTCGGCCCCTCGTGGATGCGGGTGCTGCGCCTGGTCGATCCGGCCAGCGGCGCCACCGAAACCCTGCCGCTCGCCGACGCCCGCGAGGCAGCCTTCGATGCCGAGGGCGGGCGCCTCTACTTCAGCCGCTTCGGGCTCGCCGTCACCAACGACAATGCCCGCGACTACGTGGGCGGCGCGGCGGCCCAGCTGTGGCAGTGGCAGCTCGGCTCCAAGCAGGAAGCCCAGCGCCTGCAGCCGCCGGGCCTCAGCAACCCGCAGCGTCCGCTGTTCGTCGACGGCCAGCTGCTGATCCTCGGTGAACGCGAGGGCCTGACCCATCTGTGGCGCTGGAACGGCAGCGACGCGCCGCAGGCGCTGACCGACCACAGCGACTTCGACGTGCGCCGCCCGAGCGCCCAGGGCGGGCGGGTGGTCTACCAGCACGGCGCCGACCTGCGCCTGCTGGACCTCGCCAGCGGCGAGAACCGCAGGCTCGACATCCGCCTGGGCTCGGACTTGGCGCAGACGCGCGAGCGCCAGCTGACGGAGCCGCTCAAGTACCTGCAGAGCGCGACGCTGGCCGCCGACGGCAGCCGCGCCGTCCTCAGCGCGCGCGGCAGCGCGGTGCTGGTCGGCCTCGACAGCCTGCGCCGCATCGAGTTGAACGCCCCGCCTGGCGCGCGTTTGCGCGAAGCGGTGGTGCCGAAGGACGCCCGCCATGTGTATGCGCTCACCGACATCGAGGGCCGCAGCGAGCTGTGGCGCTATCCGGCCGACGGCAGCCCAGGCGCGGAGCGCGTGCTCGGCGACGAGGGCAGCTACCGGTTCCGCCTGTTTCCCTCGCCCGATGGCCGCCTGCTGGCGCACACCGACAAGGCCGGCCGGCTGTTCGTGCTGGAGCTGGCCAGCGGCCGCAACCGCGAGGTCGACCACGGCGAGTTCGCCCGCGACGACGCCTATGCCGAGATCGACTGGTCGCCGGACAGCCGTCATCTCGCGGTGCTGCGGGTGGACTCGCCGCGGCTGATCCCGCAGCTCCTCCTGATCGAGGCCGCCAGCGGCCGCCGCGCGACGCTCACCTCGGATCGCTATCCGACGGTGTCGACGGCGTTCTCGCGCGACGGCGCCTTCCTCTACTTCCTGGCCAGCCGCAGCTACGCAAGCTCGGTGCCCGGGCCCTGGGGCGACCGCAACACCGGGCCCTTCTTCGATCGCCGCAACCGGCTGTACGCGCTGGCGCTGGATCCGAAGGCACGCTTCCCGTTCGCGCCCACCACCGAGCTCGATCCCGCCGCGCCGGCAGGCGAGGAGAAAGGCAAGGGCGACGAGAAGGACAATGACACCCAGCCCCTCGTCTGGGAGAGTCTCGCCGAGCGTCTGTTCGAGGCGCCGCTGCCAGCGGGAAACTACAGCGAGCTGAGCGCGGACGACGCGCGTCTCTACTTTCTGGAGCGCGACAGCGCGCCGGGCAGCCTGGCCCAGCTGCGCACACTCAGCATCGGCAACGCCCCGCCGAAGCCCGAGACCTTCGCTGCCGGGCTCGCGGATTACGCGCTCTCGGCCGACGGCAAGAAGCTCCTGCTGCTGCGCGCGAAGCCGGACAACGCCGGCATCGGCGAGCTGCAGATCGTAGAGGCCGGCGCCAAGGCGCCGGAGGACCTGTCGCGGGCCACCCTGAAGCTCGCCGACTGGCGCCTGCCCAACGACCCGCGCGAAGAGTGGGCGCAGATGTTCGACGACGCCTGGCGCATGCACCGCGAATTCAGCTTCGACCCGGCGATGCGCGGGCTCGACTGGGACGCCATCCGCGGCAAGTACGCCGCGCTGCTGCCGCGCGTCCAGGACCGCATCGAGCTGGACGACCTGCTGGCGCAGATGATTGCCGAAGTCGGTCTGCTGCACTCGCAGATCCGCCCCGGCGAGTACCGCAGCTCACCCGACGCGCCGGTGCCGGCCGCGCTCGGCGCGCAGATCGGCGCGGATGCGCGCGGCCTGTTCATCGAGCACATCTACCGCAGCGACCCCGAACTGCCGGGCGAACGCAGCCCGCTGGTCCAGCCGGGCGTGGACGCGCGCGGCGGCGATCGGCTGCTGGCCGTCAACGGCCGCCCGATCCAGGATCGCGCCGAGCTCGCGCAGGCGCTGGCCAACCAGGCCGGCCAGCAGGTGCTGCTTGAGCTGCAGCGCGGCGCAGCCAGCCCACATCGCACCGTGCTGCTGCCGGTACGCAGCGACCGCGAGGCCGCGCTGCGCTACAGCGACTGGGTGGAAGGCCGGCGCGCCCGCGTCAGCAGCGCGGCCCAAGGCCGCATCGGCTATCTGCATCTGCGCGCCATGGGCCCGCAGGACATCGCCAGCTTCGCCCGCGACTTCTACGCCCAGTTCGATCGCGAGGGCCTGATCATCGATGTGCGCCGCAACCGCGGCGGCAACATCGACAGCTGGATCATCGAGAAGCTGCTGCGCCGCGCCTGGGCGTTCTGGCAGCCGCCGCGCGGTGCGCCCTACACCAACATGCAGCAGACCTTCCGTGGCCATCTGGTGGTGCTCGCCGATGCGCTGACCTATTCCGACGGCGAGACCTTCGCGGCCGGGGTCAAGGCGCTGCAGCTGGGCCCGGTGATCGGCGCGCGCACGGCCGGCGCCGGCATCTGGCTGTCCGACCGCAACCGTCTGGTCGATGGCGGCGTGGCGCGCATCGCCGAGTTCGGCCAGTTCGAGGTCGGCAGCGGCCGCTGGCTGATCGAAGGCCTGGGCGTGGCCCCCGACATCGCGGTCGACAACCCGCCACGGGCGAGCTTCCTGGGCGAAGACGCCCAGCTGGAGGCCGCCCTGGCTCACCTGCGGCAGCGCCTCGAAGACGCGCCGCTGCCGCCACTGCGAGCCGAACCGATTCCTCCGCGCGGCCAACCTGGGCAGGACGTGCGGCGCTGA